Proteins from a single region of Helicobacteraceae bacterium:
- a CDS encoding peptide transporter yields MNVVADFLSAKEDRVGFKTLIALVFIAWVFGVVCRLFWIFVFADANEFYWLGQFMINTNDGYYWAEGARDLLEKPDVIDELSPTTRGLPIITAFLAKCLPFISFETLILYMPAFIGSLLAIPVVLIGRALNHTLVGFVAAALSVVAWSYYNRTMIGYYDDDMLVLVLPVFVLYALIAGIRSQKAIYPLLSALFAFASIWYYPNSQLLIFGMAFVLTLYALVARVRAKPSRQERDAAARRSEAYNYKLLIFLALGVIAVRYGLIAFAAIAVVFAAFVKYKEQTDRLSVLLPLVAIALIAALYFSGVISHFWHQFSGYIIRDTTSAINDEVGALHFFNVAQTVREAGEIPFSEFASRISAHTAAFILAVIGTIVLFARFPVLLIALPFVGLGFMAYGIPGYIGGGGLRFTIYAVPVLALGLSYLIFLAANIVENRRMRYALIAALSVLALLPHLAHIYDYRMPTVFYSFEVEALDKLKERIEPRKDYAISWWDYGYPIRYYSYAKTLADGGKHSGSDNFAPSFILTTDNQLAAAKMARLAVEYTEKQIDERNLSRPIMALMLADYNETSPDRFLLNLADVAAPPKSREIYLVLPNRMGEIFGAVSRFSSLDLATGRQFAPPFFMNALVISDQNNIITLTNGVTLDKRTGMAQIGAQKAPIKYFYAIGVDQNGRSFARSQTAHPNGSLSVIANISTGSFWVVDDRALNCVFVQLFALENYDRNLFELVVSSPLMKIYRVLI; encoded by the coding sequence ATGAACGTTGTCGCCGATTTTTTGAGCGCGAAAGAGGATCGCGTCGGTTTCAAGACGCTTATCGCGCTAGTTTTTATCGCTTGGGTTTTCGGCGTGGTATGCCGTCTTTTTTGGATATTTGTTTTCGCCGACGCAAACGAGTTTTACTGGCTTGGTCAATTTATGATCAACACCAACGACGGCTACTACTGGGCGGAGGGCGCGCGCGATCTGCTGGAAAAACCGGACGTAATAGACGAGCTAAGCCCTACAACGCGGGGGTTGCCGATTATCACGGCGTTCTTAGCGAAATGTCTGCCGTTTATCTCGTTTGAGACGCTGATCCTATATATGCCCGCGTTTATAGGCAGTCTGTTAGCGATCCCCGTCGTCCTTATCGGTCGCGCTCTAAATCATACGCTTGTAGGATTTGTCGCGGCGGCGCTTAGCGTTGTCGCGTGGAGCTACTACAACCGCACGATGATCGGCTATTACGACGACGATATGCTAGTTTTGGTTCTGCCCGTATTCGTCCTATACGCGCTGATCGCGGGGATACGCTCTCAAAAGGCGATCTATCCGCTTTTAAGCGCTCTGTTCGCGTTTGCAAGCATCTGGTATTACCCAAACTCGCAACTGCTTATTTTCGGCATGGCGTTCGTTTTGACGCTTTATGCCCTAGTCGCTCGCGTAAGAGCGAAGCCGTCGCGACAAGAACGAGACGCCGCGGCAAGGAGGTCCGAAGCGTATAACTACAAGCTGCTTATCTTTCTCGCGCTTGGAGTAATCGCCGTGCGTTACGGCTTAATCGCTTTCGCGGCGATCGCCGTCGTTTTCGCCGCGTTTGTAAAATACAAAGAGCAGACCGATCGATTATCGGTTTTGCTACCGCTCGTAGCGATCGCGCTTATCGCGGCGCTTTATTTTAGCGGCGTAATCTCTCATTTTTGGCATCAGTTTTCGGGATACATAATCCGCGATACAACCTCCGCGATCAACGACGAGGTTGGAGCGTTGCATTTTTTCAACGTGGCGCAAACGGTTAGAGAAGCCGGAGAGATACCCTTTAGCGAGTTTGCCTCGCGCATTAGCGCTCATACGGCGGCTTTTATCCTCGCCGTTATAGGAACGATCGTCCTGTTTGCGAGATTTCCCGTTTTGCTGATCGCTCTGCCGTTCGTCGGGCTTGGCTTTATGGCGTACGGCATACCGGGGTATATAGGCGGCGGCGGGCTGCGATTTACCATCTACGCCGTCCCCGTTCTGGCGCTTGGATTAAGCTATCTTATCTTTTTAGCCGCGAATATCGTTGAAAACCGCCGCATGCGCTACGCGCTAATAGCGGCGCTAAGCGTTTTGGCGCTCCTGCCGCATCTAGCGCACATCTACGACTATAGAATGCCGACCGTCTTTTACTCGTTCGAGGTCGAGGCGTTGGATAAACTAAAGGAGCGAATCGAGCCGCGAAAGGATTACGCGATCAGTTGGTGGGATTACGGCTATCCTATTCGCTACTACTCATACGCGAAAACGCTCGCGGACGGCGGCAAACATAGCGGCTCGGACAATTTCGCGCCCAGCTTTATCCTAACGACGGACAATCAACTAGCCGCCGCGAAAATGGCGCGGCTTGCGGTCGAATACACCGAAAAGCAGATAGACGAGCGAAACCTCTCCAGACCCATAATGGCTCTTATGCTCGCCGATTACAACGAAACTAGCCCCGATCGCTTCCTGCTAAACCTCGCCGACGTCGCCGCTCCTCCAAAGAGCCGCGAAATTTATCTTGTCTTGCCGAATAGAATGGGCGAGATATTTGGCGCCGTCTCGCGCTTCTCGTCGCTCGATCTCGCGACCGGCAGACAGTTCGCGCCGCCGTTTTTTATGAACGCTTTAGTGATTTCCGATCAAAACAACATAATTACCCTCACAAACGGCGTAACGCTGGATAAGAGAACGGGAATGGCGCAAATTGGAGCGCAAAAGGCTCCGATCAAATACTTTTACGCGATCGGCGTCGATCAAAACGGGCGCTCTTTCGCGCGTTCGCAGACGGCGCACCCAAACGGCTCTCTCTCCGTTATCGCGAACATATCGACCGGTAGTTTCTGGGTTGTGGACGATCGGGCGCTTAACTGCGTTTTTGTTCAGCTATTCGCGCTGGAAAATTACGATCGCAACCTATTTGAGCTGGTCGTCTCATCGCCGTTGATGAAAATCTATCGGGTATTGATTTAG
- the asnB gene encoding asparagine synthase (glutamine-hydrolyzing), with protein MCGIAGFYEPNAQKAQTLLKALAHRGPDDSGVFEGDLITLVHRRLSVQDIALGVQPMTRGELTIVFNGEIYNHLALRKSLKADFKTRSDTETLLALFEDRGAKALDEIDGMFAFAIYNRRDKTLFLARDRYGKKPLYYSFHNGFMFASEINALTAIANFSVDRGAAEAYFGLGFIPFERSVYKEVFKLNAGSWLKLRLDTFDIEARRFFVAADLYDIKLTDENEAIERIEAALSQSVKSRLESSDVEVGSFLSGGIDSSLVSYYAAKERADLKTFTVRFKGGFDESPQAEAIAKIIGSNHTTIDVASSLKEDIESILSRYGEPFSDSSAIPSFYVAKAAREHVKVALNGDGADELFAGYRRYVPIANGWFPSARRFSFLAKLLPKPRTKLSGYNYLYRLLDSANAKTPLEFWRKTRSAIPLEFNPDNPVAVEIADFLQTLPQLTPLALALVSDQALLLFGDLLPKMDIAAMSVALETRSPFLSRDLAYLAPLIDDRLKIKGTKTKYILRRLAQKRLGDRVANAPKRGFEVPLAEWVENDLNEQISDLVCSPNAFWRDFLDASALNAPLGREERAKALWTLFCFEVWNKNRLSSF; from the coding sequence GTGTGCGGCATAGCGGGATTTTACGAGCCAAACGCCCAAAAAGCGCAAACGCTCCTCAAGGCTTTAGCGCATAGAGGTCCCGACGACAGCGGCGTTTTTGAGGGCGATCTGATTACGCTGGTTCATCGCCGCCTTAGCGTTCAAGATATAGCGCTTGGCGTTCAGCCGATGACTAGGGGCGAGCTGACGATCGTCTTTAACGGCGAAATATACAACCATCTAGCGCTTCGCAAAAGCCTAAAGGCGGACTTCAAAACCAGAAGCGACACCGAAACGCTGTTGGCGCTATTTGAAGATCGCGGAGCGAAAGCGCTCGACGAGATAGACGGAATGTTCGCTTTCGCGATCTACAATAGGCGCGACAAAACGCTTTTTTTAGCGCGCGATCGTTACGGCAAAAAGCCGCTTTACTACTCGTTTCACAACGGGTTTATGTTTGCGAGCGAGATCAACGCGCTAACGGCGATAGCGAATTTCAGCGTTGATCGCGGCGCGGCGGAGGCGTATTTCGGACTTGGATTTATCCCTTTTGAGCGCTCCGTTTATAAGGAAGTTTTCAAGCTAAACGCCGGATCGTGGTTGAAGTTGCGGCTAGATACCTTCGATATTGAGGCGAGACGTTTCTTTGTAGCCGCCGATCTTTACGACATTAAACTGACCGACGAAAACGAGGCGATCGAGAGGATCGAGGCGGCGCTAAGCCAAAGCGTCAAAAGCCGCCTAGAATCCAGCGACGTAGAGGTTGGATCGTTTCTTAGCGGCGGGATCGACAGCTCTCTTGTAAGCTACTACGCCGCGAAGGAGCGAGCCGATCTAAAGACCTTTACCGTCCGCTTCAAAGGCGGCTTCGACGAATCGCCGCAAGCCGAAGCGATCGCCAAAATAATCGGCTCCAACCATACGACGATCGACGTAGCCTCAAGCCTAAAGGAGGATATAGAGAGCATACTATCGAGGTATGGCGAGCCGTTTTCGGACAGCTCGGCGATCCCTAGTTTCTACGTGGCGAAAGCGGCGCGAGAGCATGTCAAGGTCGCGCTAAACGGCGACGGCGCGGACGAGCTGTTCGCCGGTTATCGCCGCTATGTTCCGATAGCAAACGGCTGGTTTCCCTCCGCTCGCCGTTTTAGTTTTTTGGCGAAACTGCTGCCAAAACCTAGAACAAAATTGAGCGGTTATAACTATCTATACCGTTTGCTCGATAGCGCGAACGCGAAAACTCCGCTGGAGTTTTGGCGCAAAACGCGATCGGCGATCCCGCTGGAGTTTAACCCCGATAATCCCGTAGCGGTCGAGATCGCCGATTTTCTGCAAACCTTGCCGCAACTTACGCCGCTTGCTTTAGCGTTGGTAAGCGATCAGGCGCTGCTACTGTTTGGCGATCTGCTGCCGAAAATGGACATCGCCGCGATGTCCGTCGCTTTGGAAACGAGAAGTCCGTTTCTAAGCCGCGATCTGGCGTATCTAGCGCCGCTAATCGACGATCGTCTTAAAATCAAAGGAACGAAAACTAAATATATTTTGCGCCGACTAGCCCAAAAACGGCTTGGCGATCGCGTCGCTAACGCGCCAAAACGCGGCTTTGAGGTTCCGCTTGCCGAGTGGGTCGAAAACGATCTTAACGAGCAAATAAGCGATCTAGTTTGCTCGCCAAACGCCTTTTGGCGCGACTTTTTAGACGCGAGCGCGTTAAACGCGCCGCTTGGACGCGAGGAGAGAGCAAAAGCGCTTTGGACGCTCTTTTGTTTCGAGGTATGGAACAAAAACAGACTATCGTCTTTTTAA
- a CDS encoding glycosyltransferase family 4 protein, with protein MEQKQTIVFLSHFDGNLYLFRLPIMRALARSGWRVVALVPSGEYSAKFAEFGVEHIDYKINRSGLNPFAEAAVIFRISKALKKIKPDILQCFTAKPNIYGAIAGKIAGVKNIYCAVTGLGSFFADNSLKSKALRAIILFGYKICAKLCVKILFQNNDDLNLFVDKKIAKKYKVLLIGSSGVDINYWRKSPEAKNDNAIAVLFVGRLIKHKGIFELLEAARNLKRKFGEKIKFIIVGGGDKGNLFNASGEAFSEYESIAVFEGEQKEVKPYYDRADIFVLPSYREGMPRAVLEAQAMSLPVVTTDAIGCRDAIENGVTGILVPVGDAEAIEKAIERLVADKTLRKKMGEAARERAEKLFDVNIVIKRYLTLYG; from the coding sequence ATGGAACAAAAACAGACTATCGTCTTTTTAAGCCATTTCGACGGCAACCTATATCTCTTTCGCCTGCCGATTATGCGCGCTCTGGCGCGCTCTGGTTGGCGGGTTGTAGCGCTTGTTCCAAGCGGGGAATATAGCGCCAAATTCGCCGAGTTTGGCGTGGAGCATATCGACTACAAGATCAACCGATCGGGGCTAAATCCCTTTGCGGAGGCGGCGGTTATTTTTCGTATTAGCAAAGCGTTAAAAAAAATCAAGCCCGATATTTTGCAGTGTTTTACGGCAAAACCCAATATTTACGGCGCGATCGCGGGCAAAATCGCTGGCGTAAAGAATATTTACTGCGCGGTAACGGGGCTTGGATCGTTTTTTGCGGATAACTCGCTAAAATCGAAAGCGCTTAGAGCTATTATCCTGTTTGGCTATAAGATATGCGCGAAGCTTTGCGTAAAAATTTTATTTCAAAACAACGACGATCTTAATCTATTTGTCGATAAAAAGATCGCCAAAAAATATAAGGTTTTGCTAATCGGCTCTAGCGGCGTGGATATTAACTACTGGCGAAAATCGCCCGAAGCGAAAAACGATAACGCGATCGCCGTTCTATTCGTAGGGCGGCTTATTAAACACAAAGGGATATTCGAACTATTAGAAGCGGCGAGAAATCTAAAGAGAAAGTTTGGCGAAAAGATCAAGTTTATTATCGTCGGCGGCGGCGACAAGGGTAACCTTTTTAACGCGAGCGGCGAGGCTTTTAGCGAATACGAGTCGATCGCGGTTTTTGAAGGCGAGCAAAAAGAGGTAAAACCATACTATGATCGCGCCGATATTTTTGTTCTGCCAAGCTATCGGGAGGGTATGCCACGCGCCGTTTTAGAGGCGCAAGCCATGAGTCTGCCCGTCGTAACGACCGACGCGATCGGTTGCCGCGACGCGATTGAAAACGGCGTAACGGGCATTTTAGTCCCCGTAGGCGACGCGGAGGCGATCGAAAAGGCGATCGAGCGATTGGTCGCGGATAAAACCTTGCGAAAAAAGATGGGCGAAGCCGCCCGCGAACGCGCCGAAAAACTATTTGACGTTAATATCGTTATAAAACGCTATCTGACGCTCTATGGCTAG
- a CDS encoding pyridoxal phosphate-dependent aminotransferase has protein sequence MLSERISLMEESLTLAIAQKARELKAAGRESINFSAGEPDFDVPQVVKEAAIAAINGAFNKYTAVAGIDELREAIAGKLKRDNGLNYSPKNIVVSSGAKHSLFQIFAVLIDRGDEVIIPAPAWVSYPEIARYHGGKAVIVPTLAQNDFKITPDELAAALTDKTKIVVIGSPSNPTGSVYSREEIAALGEVLKSSGAFVVSDEIYEKLVYGVKFASSASASDDLFSRTITVNGLSKSVAMTGWRLGYFAAANGEIAKAVAKLQSQSTTNACSIVQKAAIAALDGRADGDIEAMRQRFEKRRDLALRLLGKIDGLKPILAQGAFYLFVSHEAIEKDSMKFCMKLLETTGVATVPGAGFLQEGYFRMSFAASEANIEAGIEKISAFVRGYRR, from the coding sequence ATCCTATCGGAGCGTATTTCCCTAATGGAGGAATCGCTGACTCTGGCTATCGCGCAAAAAGCGCGCGAGCTTAAAGCCGCCGGTCGAGAGTCGATAAACTTTTCGGCTGGCGAACCTGATTTTGACGTGCCGCAGGTCGTTAAAGAGGCGGCGATCGCGGCGATTAACGGCGCGTTCAACAAATATACCGCCGTCGCCGGTATCGACGAGTTGAGAGAGGCGATCGCGGGTAAACTAAAAAGAGACAACGGCTTAAATTACTCTCCTAAAAATATCGTGGTTAGCAGCGGCGCTAAGCATTCGCTTTTTCAGATCTTCGCGGTTTTGATCGATCGCGGCGACGAAGTTATAATCCCCGCGCCAGCGTGGGTGAGCTACCCCGAAATAGCGCGCTATCACGGCGGCAAAGCTGTAATAGTTCCTACGTTAGCGCAAAACGATTTCAAGATAACCCCCGACGAGTTAGCGGCGGCGCTTACGGATAAAACGAAAATCGTCGTGATCGGCTCGCCGTCGAATCCTACCGGATCGGTTTATAGCCGCGAGGAGATCGCCGCTTTGGGCGAAGTCTTAAAGAGTAGCGGCGCGTTCGTGGTGAGCGACGAAATCTACGAAAAGTTAGTTTACGGCGTGAAATTCGCATCGAGCGCGTCCGCGAGCGACGATCTGTTTAGTAGAACGATCACGGTCAACGGATTGTCGAAATCCGTCGCTATGACCGGCTGGCGACTCGGTTATTTTGCCGCCGCGAACGGCGAAATCGCAAAAGCCGTCGCTAAGTTGCAGAGCCAATCGACCACAAACGCCTGTTCAATCGTCCAAAAAGCGGCGATCGCCGCGCTTGACGGACGAGCGGACGGCGATATAGAGGCGATGCGCCAAAGGTTTGAAAAGCGCCGCGATCTGGCGCTTAGGCTGCTGGGTAAAATCGACGGGCTAAAGCCGATTTTGGCGCAAGGAGCGTTTTATCTTTTCGTCTCGCACGAAGCGATTGAGAAGGATTCCATGAAATTTTGCATGAAACTGCTTGAAACGACGGGTGTGGCTACGGTGCCGGGCGCCGGATTTTTGCAAGAGGGCTATTTCAGAATGAGTTTCGCCGCAAGCGAAGCCAACATTGAAGCGGGGATCGAAAAAATCTCGGCGTTTGTTCGCGGATATCGGCGATGA
- a CDS encoding sigma 54-interacting transcriptional regulator, producing MSGFIAAENSTQEIAKTAVLVKSLDINVLITGEGGVGKTTLAKEILPNAAIADGENEEDVEQLLARSESLIIENFDRLSKVGRLELDGKRIVATSSATIDQSVIDRFFGFTLRLPPLRERPKDVPALARAFLDEAKAILTLDIDINLDALDADLSDNAHSLRRAVYSYLLFDGIGEKELLTIMERFLRGKMNETGVGVNIYRDYAYLYDKPLILAGLDKYRSQLRLANALGLNRNTLRKKINGLGIEL from the coding sequence ATGAGCGGTTTTATAGCTGCGGAAAACAGCACGCAAGAGATTGCTAAAACCGCCGTTTTAGTCAAATCGCTAGATATTAACGTATTGATAACGGGCGAGGGAGGCGTCGGCAAAACGACGCTCGCGAAAGAGATTCTGCCAAACGCGGCGATCGCGGACGGAGAAAACGAAGAGGACGTAGAGCAACTATTGGCGCGGTCGGAATCGCTGATTATAGAAAACTTTGATCGCCTCTCGAAAGTCGGTCGGTTGGAGCTAGACGGCAAACGTATCGTGGCGACCTCTTCGGCGACAATCGATCAGAGCGTTATCGATCGCTTTTTTGGCTTTACGCTTCGCTTGCCGCCGCTTAGAGAGCGCCCGAAAGACGTTCCCGCGCTGGCGCGGGCGTTCCTAGACGAGGCGAAGGCGATCTTAACGCTGGATATTGATATAAATCTCGACGCTTTAGACGCGGATCTGAGCGATAACGCGCACTCGCTTCGCCGCGCGGTCTATTCGTATTTGCTGTTCGACGGCATTGGCGAAAAGGAGTTGCTAACGATTATGGAGCGGTTTTTGCGCGGCAAAATGAACGAAACCGGCGTCGGCGTTAATATCTACCGCGATTACGCTTATCTATACGACAAACCGCTAATTCTAGCCGGACTTGACAAATACCGATCGCAGCTAAGGCTCGCAAACGCGCTCGGACTTAACAGAAACACGCTAAGAAAGAAGATCAATGGGCTTGGAATTGAACTCTGA
- a CDS encoding PAS domain-containing protein encodes MNSEIELDGSRYRNWMEYDYNPFFVFNQNGIVTYLNRSAELLSGYEPIRTFNDLALSYASIDFGYKTTFMPLNFGKFHFFAITVGYEDENSIGIKLYQAPAIRESAIEKMKNCNQTNIYVLIDIAISLAKGRLQAALFRNEFDPAIPEFKLSQNDFTKILRKIYDGFDPKCKLIATSLKLKAGEFLRAGGEKYQLVELRVSGAPRIADYDDTIDALSNGINIAASFESDSATLEVPLVIN; translated from the coding sequence TTGAACTCTGAGATTGAGCTAGACGGCTCGCGCTATCGCAACTGGATGGAATACGACTACAATCCGTTTTTTGTGTTCAACCAAAACGGGATCGTAACGTATCTGAACCGATCCGCCGAGCTTTTAAGCGGCTACGAACCGATTAGAACCTTCAACGATCTGGCGCTTTCTTACGCGTCGATCGATTTCGGCTATAAAACCACCTTTATGCCGCTTAATTTTGGCAAGTTTCATTTTTTCGCGATCACGGTAGGCTACGAGGACGAAAACTCGATTGGCATCAAACTATATCAAGCGCCTGCGATTAGAGAGAGCGCTATCGAAAAGATGAAAAATTGCAATCAAACCAATATCTACGTGCTGATCGACATCGCGATTTCGCTTGCTAAAGGGCGTTTGCAAGCGGCTTTGTTCCGCAACGAATTTGACCCCGCGATTCCGGAGTTTAAGCTCTCGCAAAATGATTTTACAAAGATTTTAAGAAAAATCTACGACGGGTTCGATCCAAAATGTAAACTGATCGCCACTTCGCTCAAGCTAAAGGCGGGCGAGTTTTTACGCGCCGGAGGCGAAAAGTATCAGCTAGTCGAGCTTAGGGTAAGCGGCGCGCCCAGAATCGCCGATTACGACGATACAATCGACGCGCTTTCAAACGGCATCAATATAGCCGCTTCGTTTGAGTCGGATAGCGCCACGCTTGAAGTTCCGCTCGTAATCAACTAA
- a CDS encoding YdgA family protein produces MKKILAAAIIAVAVIAIVAPIVSGLVMSRALDFEKLNAKLAQQLGSEGQLEFRQLSYDKSLFGAKLVYAVTGDLFDGHSMLEIESDVSFGWYLTSDSPFVALFKSRDAVRISGEALESIRDELPDAIKDGVLLEGESAGIPYLLTSGKYATRDISYERGSNSLQIKPLTIDISVKGKSDISLTAEQPYIEFKEGKENFKISEIALKTNGDLSGRLDKDSEAEFTIAKIDINVNRRGGSAHPSVDNLKIKSAQKVKGGLIDSVVEFSADKFSLLGVKNALPDQQDIIVDKPYFAFSIVKADAKTLEEIQKRIEVIQSRQANNRRADEEIFGLVPDIIAVFDKGAIFSNTISFSLNDAPVNYYATLTTDPQVTLPAFNLSKDYINSLTGKLIIDVNLSVHQTALGLLEVPELFLGMAEASGFIKRDGDVWKSEAHFEKDQWNIHGEPLPFKGLFPEQTRQYDDYEDDYEDDYDEFELD; encoded by the coding sequence ATGAAGAAAATTCTCGCGGCCGCGATTATCGCCGTCGCCGTTATCGCAATTGTCGCCCCGATCGTTTCGGGGCTTGTTATGAGCAGAGCGCTTGATTTTGAAAAGCTCAACGCTAAATTAGCCCAACAGCTTGGTAGCGAAGGGCAACTTGAGTTTCGGCAGCTTAGCTACGACAAAAGTTTGTTTGGCGCCAAGCTCGTCTATGCGGTTACGGGCGACCTCTTTGACGGGCATAGCATGCTTGAGATTGAATCGGACGTTTCCTTTGGTTGGTATCTGACGAGCGACTCTCCGTTTGTGGCGCTTTTCAAAAGCCGCGACGCGGTTCGCATAAGCGGCGAGGCGCTTGAATCCATTCGCGACGAGTTGCCCGACGCGATCAAAGACGGCGTTTTACTGGAGGGCGAAAGCGCGGGCATTCCATACTTGCTAACTAGCGGCAAATACGCTACCCGCGATATATCCTATGAACGCGGAAGCAATTCCTTACAGATCAAACCCTTAACAATCGATATAAGCGTAAAGGGCAAATCGGATATTAGCCTTACCGCCGAGCAACCGTATATCGAGTTTAAAGAGGGTAAAGAAAACTTCAAGATAAGCGAGATCGCGCTAAAAACGAACGGGGATTTATCCGGTCGCTTAGATAAAGACAGCGAAGCCGAATTTACCATCGCCAAAATCGACATAAACGTCAACCGCAGGGGCGGCTCCGCTCATCCAAGCGTCGATAATCTGAAAATAAAAAGCGCCCAAAAGGTAAAAGGCGGTTTGATAGACAGCGTTGTGGAGTTCTCGGCTGATAAGTTCAGCCTCTTGGGCGTCAAAAACGCTCTACCCGATCAGCAAGACATAATCGTGGATAAGCCTTATTTCGCCTTTTCTATCGTAAAAGCGGACGCGAAAACGCTCGAAGAGATACAAAAGCGCATAGAGGTTATTCAGTCGCGGCAGGCAAACAATCGGAGGGCGGACGAGGAAATTTTTGGCTTAGTTCCGGATATAATTGCCGTGTTCGATAAAGGGGCGATTTTTTCAAATACGATCAGTTTTTCGCTCAACGACGCGCCGGTTAATTATTACGCGACGCTAACGACCGATCCGCAAGTAACGCTTCCGGCGTTTAACCTATCGAAGGATTACATCAATAGTCTGACGGGCAAATTGATAATCGACGTTAATCTATCCGTTCATCAAACGGCGCTAGGATTGTTAGAAGTTCCCGAGTTGTTTTTAGGCATGGCGGAGGCAAGCGGCTTCATTAAGAGAGACGGCGACGTCTGGAAGTCCGAGGCGCATTTTGAGAAAGACCAATGGAACATTCATGGCGAACCGCTTCCATTCAAAGGACTATTTCCGGAACAAACGCGTCAGTATGACGATTATGAGGACGACTACGAGGACGATTACGACGAGTTCGAGCTGGACTAA